In the genome of Streptomyces sp. NBC_00433, the window GGTGCCGAACCTGATGCTCACCAGAGGCACCCGCTTCGGGCCGGCCCTGTCCCGCTGGTATTGGCGGCTGGCGCTGCTGACCATGGTCTTCCCGCTGATCGCCAACTCCTGGGGGTGGATCTTCACCGAGACCGGCCGCCAGCCCTGGGTCGTCTACGGCGTACTGCGCACCCGCGACGCCGTCTCCCCCGGGGTGTCCACCGGCGAGGTGCTGACCTCGCTGATCGTCTTCACCAGCCTCTACGCCGTCCTCGCCGTCATCGAGATCCGGCTGATGCTGAAGTACGCCAAGGCGGGCCCGCCGGAACTGACCGACGCGGACCGGCAGACCCCCACCCGTATCGGCGGCGGAAACGACGGCGCGGACGCCGACGACCGCCCGATGGCCTTCTCGTACTGAGCGGCAGGAGGAAAGATCATGCATCTGCACGACGTCTGGTTCGTCCTGATCGCCGTTCTGTGGACCGGCTACTTCTTCCTGGAGGGCTTCGACTTCGGGATCGGCGTCCTGACCAAGCTGCTGGCCCGCGACCGCACCGAGCGGCGCGTGCTGATCAACACCATCGGCCCGGTCTGGGACGGCAACGAGGTCTGGCTGCTCACCGCGGCCGGCGCGACCTTCGCGGCCTTCCCCGACTGGTACGCCACCCTCTTCTCCGGCTTCTACCTTCCGCTGCTGGTGATCCTGGTCTGCCTGATCGTGCGCGGGGTCGCCTTCGAATACCGCGCCAAGCGGGACGACGAGCGCTGGCAGCGCAACTGGGAGCACGCGATCTTCTGGACGTCGCTGCTGCCGGCCTTCCTGTGGGGCGTCGCCTTCGCCAACATCGTGCACGGCGTGAAGATCGATGCCGACAAGGAATACGTCGGCGGCTTCTGGGACCTGCTGCACGGCTACGCCCTGCTCGGCGGCCTGGTGACGCTGGCGCTGTTCACCTTCCACGGTGCCGTCTTCGCCTCGCTCAAGACGGTCGGGCCGATCCGCGAGCGGGCGCGGGCGGCCGCCACCAGGATCGGCGCGGTCGCGGCGGTGCTGGCCATGGCTTTCCTGATCTGGACCCAGGCGGACAGCGGCAACGGCCGCAGCCTGGTCGCGCTGGTCGTGACCGCGGTCGCCCTCGCGCTCGCGCTGGGCGCCAATGCCGCGGGGCGGGAGGGCTGGTCGTTCGCCTTCTCCGGGGTGACCATCGCGGCGACCGTCGCGCTGTTCTTCCTGAGCCTGTTCCCCGACGTCATGCCCTCGTCGCTCGACAGCGCCTGGAGCCTGACGGTCAGCAACGCCTCGGCGACCCCGTACACGCTGCGGATCATGACGTGGTGCGCCGTGATCGCCACTCCGCTGGTGCTGCTCTACCAGGGGTGGACGTACTGGGTGTTCCGCAAGCGGATCGGCACGCAGCACATCGCGACCGCCGCCGCCGGTCAGCCGGCGGGGCGCCCGGTGGAAGGCGCGCGCTGATGTTCCACGTGGAACACGTCCGGCGTGTTCGTGGTGGTCGTGGCGCTCCTCGCGTTCGCCGTGATCGCCGTGATCGCCGTGATCGCCGTGATCGCGGTGTCCGCCCTGTCTGCCCTCTTCGTCGCGAAAGGGGATGTTCCACGTGAAACCTGTCGATCCGCGACTACTGCGGTACGCGCGCACCACCCGGGTCTTCCTGGCCGGCACGGTGGCGCTCGGTCTGGTGGGCGCCGGTCTGATCGTGGCGCAGGCGACGCTGATCGCCGACCTGGTCGTCGGCGGCTTCCAGCACGGCGACGGGACCGGCGCCCTGGGCGGCGACCTGCTGTGGCTGGCGGCCGTCTCGGTGGGCCGGGCGCTGGTGGCCTGGCTGACGGAGCTGTGCGCGCACCGGGCCGGGGCCGCGGTCACCTCGCAGTTGCGCAACCGGCTGCTGATACGTGCGACCGCGCTCGGCCCGGGGTGGCTGACCGGCCGTCGCAGCGGTGAACTGACCACCCTCGCGACCCGCGGCATCGACGCGCTGGACGACTACTTCGCCCGCTATCTGCCGCAGTTGGGGCTCGCCGCGGTCGTCCCCGCGGTCGTGCTGGCCCGCATTCTCCTCGCCGACTGGATATCGGCGCTCACCATCGTGCTCACCCTGCCGCTGATCCCGCTGTTCATGGTGCTGGTGGGCTGGGCGACCAGGGACCGGATGGACCGGCAGTGGCGGCTGCTCGGCCGGCTCTCCGGGCACTTCCTCGACGTGGTCGCCGGACTGCCGACACTCAAGGTCTTCGGGCGGGCCAAGGCACAGGCCGACAACATCCGGACCATCACCGGCGACTACCGCAAGGCCACCCTGAAGACGCTGCGGATCGCCTTCCTCTCGTCCTTCGTGCTGGAACTGCTGGCCACCATCTCGGTCGCCCTGGTCGCCGTCGACATCGGCATGCGTCTGGTGCACGGCGAGCTGTCGCTGCGCACCGGCTTGCTGGTGCTGGTCCTGGCCCCCGAGGCGTATCTGCCGCTGCGGCAGGTCGGAGCGCAATACCACGCGGCGGCGGAAGGGCTGGCCGCCGCCGAGCAGGTCTTCGAGGTGCTGGAGACCGAGCCCGCCACGGCGCCCGGCCGCACCCCCGCGCCCGATCTGCGGACCGCCACGGTCCGGGTCGAGGGCCTCGCGGTACGGACCGAGGGCGCGCTGGCACCGACCTCCTTCACCCTCGCGCCCGGCGAGACGCTGGCGGTGACCGGCCCGAGCGGGGTCGGCAAGACCACGATGCTCAGCGCGCTGCTCGGCTTCGCGCCGGCCGCGCGGGGCCGCATCCTGGCCGACGGCGTCGACCTCGGCACCATCGACCAGGCGTCCTGGCACCGCCAGATCGCCTGGGTGCCGCAGCACCCGCACCTCTTCGCCGGCACGATCGCCGACAACGTCCGGCTGGCCCGGCCCGACGCCGCCGACGCCGACCTGCACGCCGCGCTGGCCGCCGCCGGCGCGCTCGGCTTCGCCGCCCCCGACGACGTCATCGGCGAGGACGGCGCCGGGCTGTCCGCCGGCCAGCGGCAGCGCATCGCGCTGGCCCGCGCCTTCCTCGCCGACCGGCCGCTGCTGCTGCTCGACGAGCCGACCGCCAACCTCGACGGCGACACCGAGGGTGCACTCATCGCGACCCTGCGGGAGCTGTGCCGGGGCCGGACGACGATCCTGGTCGCCCACCGCCCCGCGCTGCTGCCGCTCGCCGACCGGGTGCTCGCCCTGACGCCGGGGGCGGGCGACTCACCCGCACCGGGCTCGCCCGCGTACGACTCCTTGCCTTCGTACGACCGCTCGCCTGCGCCGGACCGGCTGCCCGAGCCGGATCACGCACAGGTGCCGGACCGGTCCAGCACGGGGGGTGTACGCGGGTTGCTCGCCGCGGGGCGAATACGCGGCTTCCGCGGGCGCTTCGCCGCGGCCTGCGGGCTGGGCGCGCTGGCGCTGCTGTCCGCGGTCGGGCTGATGGCGACCTCGGGGTGGCTGATCAGCCGGGCCTCGCAGCAGCCGCCGGTGCTGTATCTGATGGTGGCCGTCACCGCGACCAGGGCCTTCGGTATCGGGCGGGCCGTCTTCCGCTACGGGGAGCGGCTGGTCGCGCACGACGCGGTCTTCCGCGCGCTGGCCGGCGTAAGGGTCGCGGTCTACCGGCGGCTGGAAGGCCTGGCGCCCGCCGGCCTGCGCGAGCGGCAGCGCGGCGACCTGCTGTCCCGGCTGGTCGCGGATGTGGACGCGGTCCAGGACCACTACCTGCGGTGGCTGCAGCCCGCGATCACCGCCGGGCTCGTGGCGCTGGTGTCCGCGGCCTTCGCCGGATGGCTGCTGCCGGCCGCGGGAGTCGCCCTCGGGGCCGGGCTGCTGGTCGCCGGCGTCGCCGTGCCGCTGCTGGCCGCGGCCGTCGCACGCCGTACCGAAGCGCGGCTCGCCCCGGCCCGCGGCGAGCTGTCGTCCAGGGTGCTGGCCCTCTTCACCGGCACCGCCGAGCTGACGGTCGCCGGCGCGCTGGACCGCCGGCGTGACGAAGCCGCGGAGGCCGACCGTACGCTCACCGCGGTCGCCGCCAGGTCCGCCGCGGTCACCGCGCTGGGAGCCGGGCTGACCACGCTGGTCTGCGGTCTCACCGTGACAGCGTGCGGCTGGGTCGGGGTGGGTGCGGTGGCAGCGCGCGACCTGCCGGGTGTGGCGCTCGCGGTGCTGCTGCTCGCCCCGCTCGCCGCCTTCGAGGCCGTCAACGGCCTGCCGCTCGCCGCACAGCAGCGGCAGCGCAGCCGCCGGGCGGCGGAAAGGGTGAACGACGTGCTCGACTCGCCGCTGCCGGTGAGCGAGCCCGCCCACCCGGCGGCGCCGCCCGCCTCGCCCTTCCCCCTGGTGGTGAGCGACCTGACCGCCCGCCACCCGGGACGGCCCTCCCCCGCGCTCGACGGCGTTGGCCTTACCCTCACCCAGGGTCGCCGGGTCGCGGTCGTCGGCCCGTCGGGCGCCGGCAAGACGACGCTGGCGCACGTACTGCTGCGCTTCCTGGACGCCGAGTCCGGCACCTATACCCTGGGCGGTCGGCCCGCGGACGAGTGCGACGGCGACGACGTACGCCGGCTGGTCGGCATGTGCGCTCAGGACGCGCATGTCTTCGACAGCAGCGTCAGGGAGAATCTGCGGCTCGCCCGTCCCGGTGCCGGCGACGACGACCTGCGCGCCGCCCTCGCCGCCGCCCGGCTCGACCTCGACCTGGATCTGGCCGTCGGCGAGCACGGGGCCAGGCTGTCCGGCGGGATGCGGCAGCGGCTCGCGCTGGCCCGCGCGCTGCTGGCCGGCTTCCCCGTACTGATCCTGGACGAGCCCGCCGAGCACCTGGACATCGCCACCGCCGACGCCCTGACCGCCGACCTGCTGGCCGCCACCCGCGGCCGCGACCGTACGACGCTGCTGATCACGCACCGGCTGGCCGGGCTCGCGGGCGACGCCGTCGACGAGATCGTCGTACTCGACGCGGGCCGCGTCGTCCAACGCGGCACCTACCGCGAGCTCGCCGCCGCCGACGGACCCTTCCGGAGCACTTTGGAGCGCGAGCAGCTCGCCGACGCGTTCGGGGCGCGGCACCCGGTTGCGGCGTGATGAAGCCGGGAGGAGGGTGGGAAGCGAGGCGCGACCGGGCTTTCCCGTGCGTGCGCAGGGCGCAGAGCGCCGGCCACGCTGCGGAGAGGATGAGAGCCATGCGGATGATGCTCACCGCGCGAATGGACACCGCGACGGCGAACCAGGCCGTCAACGACGGCACCATGTCAAAAATGGTGCAGGAAATGGTCGAGGAACTACGCCCGGAATCCGCCTACTTCACCACCACGGCGGGCGACCGGTGCTGCTACATGGTCTTCGAGATGAACAAGAGCTCGCAGATGCCGTCGGCCCTCGAACCCTTCTTCCACGCCGGTGCGAAAGTCGATGTGCGGCCGGTCATGACCATGGACGACCTGCAGACCGGGCTGGCCGGCCTCGGCCGCTGACCTGCTTATACCGCCTGCTCCCCGAGCCTGCCAGCGGTACCGGAAAGAGCCGCCGCCGGGTCGGAATTGGGCCGGACGGGTGGCGTTGGTCTGAAAATCCCCGGACTCGGGGTGCGGTTCCGGAAAATCCGTGCTCGTTTCCTCATCATCGGATTAGTCACTTCGACCGACAAGGAAACGAGAGAGGCCATGGCCGCTACCACTCCCCGTGCCACCGCGTTCTGGGGCGCATTCCTGAACGTGCTCATCAAGTGCATCGCCGCGCTGGGCTTCGCGACCCCGGCCCGTATGAAGGGCGCGGCGTCCGGGCACGCGGTGGGCCACGCCACCGTACCGGCGCAGGCCGTCGCCGCCCCGGTGATCGCGGCCGCCGCGCCGAGGGGCGGAAATACGGCGCGCGGACATGCCGCGCCAGCGCATTGCGCCGACCGGGTGATGGTGCCCGCGCCGCGGTCGTCGGGCCGCGGGCGTTCGCTGCCGCCGACGATGAAGCAGCGGATCAGGGCCGAGGCGCACGGCACGTCACCCAGCTCCCGCAGCATCGCCGTCCCGGTCGACGGCCTCGGCGACGCGGCGGCCGCGGCGGCTGCCATTGTCGGCGCCGCCGACCAGGACGCCGCCGACCGCGCCGGCCGCCGCCGCGACCGTGCGCTGTGCGGCTGACACCGCCGGGTTTTCGGCGCTCCACCGCGCCCGCACGGCCCGAGCACCACAGGTCGGCGTACGCCACCGCGTCACCACGGCGCCTTTCCGCGGCGACGACGACCGTCCCAGAACGTGATCCGCGACGTATTCCGTAACGACGTCCGTAACGGGGTCAGCAACGCGACCCGCAACGCGGCCCACGGAGCGGCCGCGAGCGTATCCGCAACGTGACCCGAGACAACCAGAGCGTCACACCGAGGTCGTGACGCCCCCCACCATCCGGCTCGGCTGAGCACATATCCGCACTTTTGTGCGGGCAAGCTCGGCGGATACGGGAGGATGGAAGGGTGACCTCAGCCATCGGTGCCCCCGGCGGGCCCTCCCCTTCGCCCGACGCGCACCCGCAGCCTTACGCACACGACGACTTCGCCGTCACCTCGCCGCGGCTGATCGCCACCGACCTGGACGGAACGTTGCTGCGCAACGACCGCTCCGTGTCGCCGCGCACGATCGCCGCGCTGGCCGCCGCAGAAGCGGCTGGCATCGAGGTCTTCTTCGTCACCGGGCGCCCCGCACGGTGGATGGGCGTGGTCGCCGAACACCTCGCAGGACACGGAATGGCGATCGTCGCCAACGGTGCCGCGGTCTACGACCTGCGTGCGCACCGGCTGATCGAGGCCTTTCCGCTGCCCGAGGACGACGCGCTCGCGGTCGCGCACGCGCTGCGCGCCGAGCTGCCCGGCACCAGTTTCGCGGTCGAGCGCGCCGGGAGCTTCCGGCGCGAACCCGCGTACGGCGCCATCGAGCCCGACCTCGGGCCGCCGGCCGCCGTCGACGTGCTGCTGGCCGAGGACCGCGCGCTACCGGTGCTGAAACTGCTGGCCAAGCACCCCTCGATGGACCCCGACGACTTCCTGGCGGCGGCGCTCGCGGTCGCGGGCGGGCACGGCGAGATCACCCGTTCGAGCGAGACCGCCCTGCTGGAGGTCAGCGGCAAGGGCGTCAGCAAGGCCACCACGCTGGCGCGCTGCTGCGCGGAGCGCGGGGTCACGGCAGCCGAGGTGGTCGCGTTCGGCGACATGCCGAACGACCTGGCGATGCTCGGCTGGGCCGGTACGTCCTACGCCGTCGCCAACGCGCACCCCGACGTCCTGGCCGCCACCAATCGCCGGACGGCGGCGAACGAGGACGACGGGGTGGCGCGGGTGATCGAGCGGATCGTCGCGGCCCGCCGCAACTGAGCGGCCGGGCCGCACGGACCCCGTACCGCTGCGGTCAGCTCTGGCCCTCGCTCGCCACGACGGAGAAGACCGCGCCCTGCGGGTCCTGGACGACGGCCATCCGGCCGACCTTGTCCATGTCGAAAGGCGGCGTGATCACCGATCCGCCGGCCCGCACGAGCGCGTCGACGACGCTGTCGGCGTCGTCCACCGCGAAGTTGACCATCCAGTGCGGCGGGGTGCCGTCGGGCAGGCTGTCCAGGCCCATGACACCGCCGATGGTGTGGCCCTTGACCTGGAAGCCGTCGAATTCCGGCATCTCCGGCATCGGGCCCGCGGTCAGGCCGAGGACCGCGGAGTAGAAGGCGCCGGCTCCTGCGGGGTCGGGGCTGTGCAGCTGGTTCCAGACCAGCGCCCCGTGCTCGTTGACGATCTCGGCGCCCTTGAAGTCCCGCGGCTGCCACGCACCGAAGACGGCGCCGTACGGGTCGGCGGCGACGAACATCCGGCCCAGGGTCATGACGTCGGAGGTCGGCATGATGACCGTGCCGCCGTTGGCCTTGACCGCGGCCTCGGTCGCGTCGGCGTCGGCCACCGAGAAGTAGGTGGTCCACGCGGTCGGCGGGGCGGGCTGGTCGCCCATCGCCATGGCTTTCATCAGACCGGCGACCGGCTTGCCCTTCTGCGTACAGACCGAATAGCCGCCGTATTCGTCCGGGCCGATCTCGCCCTGCCAGCCGAACAGGTCACGGTAGAAGTCCAGGCCGGCTTGCTGGTCGGGCACCATCAGGTCGATCCAGCACGGTGTGCCGGGCTCGTAGGGGCCGGTGACTTCGGACATCTGGCGCCTCCATGAGTGGTCCGGGGTGCCGCGGGGGCCCCGGTACGGAATGCCGCCACCCCGGCCGGACGACCGGGTGGCCACGCCCCCGATAGACCACCCTCCCCGCCGCCCGGCACTCCCGCTACCCGAACGCGCCGGCGCCGAACGCGCGCTCGCGGGGTGCGGACCCTCGGCGCGGGCGCCTTACGCGAAGGCGGCGGCGTGCCGGGCCGCCCAGGCGGCG includes:
- the cydB gene encoding cytochrome d ubiquinol oxidase subunit II, whose protein sequence is MHLHDVWFVLIAVLWTGYFFLEGFDFGIGVLTKLLARDRTERRVLINTIGPVWDGNEVWLLTAAGATFAAFPDWYATLFSGFYLPLLVILVCLIVRGVAFEYRAKRDDERWQRNWEHAIFWTSLLPAFLWGVAFANIVHGVKIDADKEYVGGFWDLLHGYALLGGLVTLALFTFHGAVFASLKTVGPIRERARAAATRIGAVAAVLAMAFLIWTQADSGNGRSLVALVVTAVALALALGANAAGREGWSFAFSGVTIAATVALFFLSLFPDVMPSSLDSAWSLTVSNASATPYTLRIMTWCAVIATPLVLLYQGWTYWVFRKRIGTQHIATAAAGQPAGRPVEGAR
- the cydD gene encoding thiol reductant ABC exporter subunit CydD, with product MKPVDPRLLRYARTTRVFLAGTVALGLVGAGLIVAQATLIADLVVGGFQHGDGTGALGGDLLWLAAVSVGRALVAWLTELCAHRAGAAVTSQLRNRLLIRATALGPGWLTGRRSGELTTLATRGIDALDDYFARYLPQLGLAAVVPAVVLARILLADWISALTIVLTLPLIPLFMVLVGWATRDRMDRQWRLLGRLSGHFLDVVAGLPTLKVFGRAKAQADNIRTITGDYRKATLKTLRIAFLSSFVLELLATISVALVAVDIGMRLVHGELSLRTGLLVLVLAPEAYLPLRQVGAQYHAAAEGLAAAEQVFEVLETEPATAPGRTPAPDLRTATVRVEGLAVRTEGALAPTSFTLAPGETLAVTGPSGVGKTTMLSALLGFAPAARGRILADGVDLGTIDQASWHRQIAWVPQHPHLFAGTIADNVRLARPDAADADLHAALAAAGALGFAAPDDVIGEDGAGLSAGQRQRIALARAFLADRPLLLLDEPTANLDGDTEGALIATLRELCRGRTTILVAHRPALLPLADRVLALTPGAGDSPAPGSPAYDSLPSYDRSPAPDRLPEPDHAQVPDRSSTGGVRGLLAAGRIRGFRGRFAAACGLGALALLSAVGLMATSGWLISRASQQPPVLYLMVAVTATRAFGIGRAVFRYGERLVAHDAVFRALAGVRVAVYRRLEGLAPAGLRERQRGDLLSRLVADVDAVQDHYLRWLQPAITAGLVALVSAAFAGWLLPAAGVALGAGLLVAGVAVPLLAAAVARRTEARLAPARGELSSRVLALFTGTAELTVAGALDRRRDEAAEADRTLTAVAARSAAVTALGAGLTTLVCGLTVTACGWVGVGAVAARDLPGVALAVLLLAPLAAFEAVNGLPLAAQQRQRSRRAAERVNDVLDSPLPVSEPAHPAAPPASPFPLVVSDLTARHPGRPSPALDGVGLTLTQGRRVAVVGPSGAGKTTLAHVLLRFLDAESGTYTLGGRPADECDGDDVRRLVGMCAQDAHVFDSSVRENLRLARPGAGDDDLRAALAAARLDLDLDLAVGEHGARLSGGMRQRLALARALLAGFPVLILDEPAEHLDIATADALTADLLAATRGRDRTTLLITHRLAGLAGDAVDEIVVLDAGRVVQRGTYRELAAADGPFRSTLEREQLADAFGARHPVAA
- a CDS encoding DUF6344 domain-containing protein; the encoded protein is MAATTPRATAFWGAFLNVLIKCIAALGFATPARMKGAASGHAVGHATVPAQAVAAPVIAAAAPRGGNTARGHAAPAHCADRVMVPAPRSSGRGRSLPPTMKQRIRAEAHGTSPSSRSIAVPVDGLGDAAAAAAAIVGAADQDAADRAGRRRDRALCG
- a CDS encoding HAD-IIB family hydrolase, which codes for MIATDLDGTLLRNDRSVSPRTIAALAAAEAAGIEVFFVTGRPARWMGVVAEHLAGHGMAIVANGAAVYDLRAHRLIEAFPLPEDDALAVAHALRAELPGTSFAVERAGSFRREPAYGAIEPDLGPPAAVDVLLAEDRALPVLKLLAKHPSMDPDDFLAAALAVAGGHGEITRSSETALLEVSGKGVSKATTLARCCAERGVTAAEVVAFGDMPNDLAMLGWAGTSYAVANAHPDVLAATNRRTAANEDDGVARVIERIVAARRN
- a CDS encoding VOC family protein; translation: MSEVTGPYEPGTPCWIDLMVPDQQAGLDFYRDLFGWQGEIGPDEYGGYSVCTQKGKPVAGLMKAMAMGDQPAPPTAWTTYFSVADADATEAAVKANGGTVIMPTSDVMTLGRMFVAADPYGAVFGAWQPRDFKGAEIVNEHGALVWNQLHSPDPAGAGAFYSAVLGLTAGPMPEMPEFDGFQVKGHTIGGVMGLDSLPDGTPPHWMVNFAVDDADSVVDALVRAGGSVITPPFDMDKVGRMAVVQDPQGAVFSVVASEGQS